From Candidatus Hydrogenedentota bacterium, the proteins below share one genomic window:
- a CDS encoding PQQ-binding-like beta-propeller repeat protein — MKNRHSSHRFCAALRVAAALACCAGANAAEGVTNWPDWRGPAADGHSAATGLPLTWSETENVVWKTPLHDHGYSTPVAWDGQLWMTTAKEDGSILYAVCVDFETGAVVHDVEVFRPENPQHNNPNNTYATPSAVVEEGRVYVHYGTHGTACLDTKTGDVLWRRADLNCDHIQGPVSSPILFEDLLIVHLEGGDVQFIAGLNKATGETVWRYDRPRELYEGVEPAYLVKSYQTPVIVQVGGRPQMLSNGALLVTGHDPRTGAELWRARYRDDSTISRIVSGLGIHFVNTGGSPDAPHLWAIREGGSGDVTDTHVVWKMTEDAPLKVSPVLVGDLLYTLTDRGVLQCVEGTTGAIVWTETIRGDYGPSLLHAENRIYILNMKGKTTIIEPGREYRPLAENALDGKFGASPIVVGKSLVLRSRTHLYRIEGE, encoded by the coding sequence GTGAAGAACAGGCATTCGAGTCACCGGTTCTGCGCGGCGTTGAGGGTCGCCGCCGCACTGGCGTGTTGTGCCGGCGCAAACGCCGCCGAAGGCGTCACCAACTGGCCAGACTGGCGCGGCCCCGCGGCGGACGGCCACAGCGCCGCGACGGGGCTCCCCCTGACCTGGTCCGAGACCGAGAACGTGGTCTGGAAGACCCCCCTCCATGACCACGGGTATTCGACCCCCGTCGCCTGGGACGGCCAGCTCTGGATGACCACGGCGAAGGAGGACGGCTCCATTCTCTACGCCGTCTGCGTGGACTTCGAGACCGGCGCGGTGGTGCACGACGTCGAGGTGTTCCGTCCCGAGAACCCGCAGCACAACAACCCCAACAACACCTACGCGACGCCGTCGGCCGTGGTGGAGGAGGGGCGGGTCTATGTCCACTACGGCACCCACGGCACCGCCTGCCTGGACACGAAGACGGGGGACGTGCTGTGGCGGCGGGCCGATCTGAACTGCGACCACATCCAGGGCCCCGTGTCATCGCCCATCCTCTTCGAGGACCTGCTCATCGTGCATCTCGAGGGCGGCGACGTGCAGTTCATCGCCGGCCTCAACAAGGCCACCGGGGAGACGGTCTGGCGCTACGACCGTCCGCGCGAGCTGTACGAGGGCGTGGAGCCCGCCTACCTGGTCAAATCCTACCAGACCCCCGTGATCGTCCAGGTCGGGGGCAGGCCCCAGATGCTCAGCAACGGTGCCCTCCTCGTGACGGGCCATGACCCGCGCACCGGCGCCGAGCTGTGGCGCGCCCGCTACCGCGACGACAGCACCATCTCCCGCATCGTCAGCGGCCTCGGCATCCACTTCGTCAACACCGGCGGCTCCCCCGACGCGCCCCACCTCTGGGCCATCCGCGAGGGCGGCTCGGGCGACGTCACCGACACCCATGTCGTCTGGAAGATGACCGAGGACGCCCCGCTCAAGGTGTCCCCCGTCCTCGTCGGCGACCTCCTCTACACCCTGACCGACCGCGGCGTGCTCCAGTGCGTCGAGGGAACGACCGGCGCCATCGTCTGGACCGAGACCATCCGCGGCGACTACGGCCCCTCGCTCCTCCACGCCGAGAACCGGATTTATATCCTCAACATGAAGGGGAAGACCACCATCATCGAGCCCGGCCGCGAATACCGCCCCCTCGCCGAGAACGCCCTCGACGGAAAGTTCGGCGCCTCCCCCATCGTGGTCGGAAAATCCCTCGTCCTCCGCAGCCGGACCCATCTCTACCGCATCGAGGGGGAATAG